The following are from one region of the Pirellulales bacterium genome:
- a CDS encoding DEAD/DEAH box helicase, which yields MPLERFHPVIQQWFHERYAAPTEPQRLGWPATLDGRHTLIAAPTGSGKTLTAFLACLDSLVRQSIGGELTDETQVVYVSPLKALSNDIRRNLETPLAEIEATALAAGYPMQPIRAVVRTGDTPASERQAMLRRPPHILVTTPESLFLLVTGAKSREKLRSVRTVIVDEIHALARDKRGSHLALTLERLDTLLPRPATRIGLSATQRPIDEIARFLLGTQHLDARGEPQAEIIDVGHVRQLDLAVEVPPTELSAVCSNEQWLEIYGRLIELIQSHRSTLVFVNTRRMAERVAHQLAELLGEDAVASHHGSLSREIRLSAEERLKSGQLRAIVATASLELGIDVGYIDLVCQIGSARAIATALQRIGRAGHSLGAVPKGRLFPLSRDDLMECLALIRAIRARRLDRIEIPDAPLDILAQQIVAAVACEPWDEEPLFELMRRAWPFRNLTREKFDKVVRMLSEGIARGKRKGTYLHRDAIHRQLHARRGARLAALTSGGAIPETADYRVVTVEEDTFVGTVNEDFAIESLAGDVFLLGNNSWRICYVRGGEVTVEDAHGAPATIPFWLGEAPGRTIELSDEISRLRVDLAERVRGEVAAAIERVDTAVREGDDLFTPRPTLSYPEAVDWLRHECGAPAWAAEQAAHYVAVQQAAIGLVPTRERIVFERFFDESGGMQMVIHSPLGARINRAWGLAMRKRFCRSFDFELQASADDNGIVLSLGPQHSFPLEQMFGMLNTRNGEPLLIQAMLAVPMFQVRWRWNATRALAVLRSQGGKKVPPPLQRFRADDLLTAVFPASTQCLEHIVGDIELPDHPLVNQTVYDCLHEAMDLPRWLGVLGDIEAGRIELVARDTREPSPFCYEILNANPYAFLDDAPLEERRARAVATRRTLSVDALSDLGRLDCDAIAQVRAEAWPIVRDAEEMHDALLVAVAIPAAEGTAWEAHFSALVARGRAAVATIGDGRPFWIAAESWPQFRALHPDATLAPALALPADLDRQVAPEEATLALLRGRLDVSGPATASEVAELFALRESAVLASLEALEAEGFVLRGHFTPPDDAGAPSDGAAPEIEWCERRLLARIHRLTLDGARRQIQPVDQATFLRFLVEHQHLAADTRLDGRGGVREIVSQLEGFELPAGAWEGDILSARVRDYDTAWLDELSLTGNVVWGRLQPPQKADDAPPSGSTITRVVPIALVAREDLDWLLPPERGMPENFARGGAQAVLEALRTHGALFPHDLTTITSMLPSQVEDALGELAALGLVTADGFAPIRRLVETSNRREQLRRRRAGAALRRRRTVAGDGRWSRFPAYTRAANRTDRAEHWARLLLRRWGVVFRDLLTRENGAPPWRELAMVYRRLEARGEIRGGRFIRGVAGEQFAQNNAVTRLRRLRDEAGNDRWIALSAADPLNLIGIITPGPRLPATRTNAFILRGGQVVATLEGGAANFTAEVAPTGREAMHRAMRLADHRHLPEEIAEDAAHNGSSVAPAPLTALATAARAQ from the coding sequence ATGCCGCTCGAACGCTTTCATCCGGTCATTCAACAGTGGTTCCACGAGCGCTACGCCGCGCCGACGGAGCCGCAGCGGCTCGGCTGGCCCGCCACGCTCGACGGGCGCCATACCCTGATCGCGGCCCCCACCGGCTCGGGCAAGACGCTCACCGCCTTCCTCGCCTGTCTCGATTCGCTCGTGCGGCAATCGATCGGCGGCGAGCTCACCGACGAGACGCAGGTCGTCTATGTCTCGCCGCTCAAGGCCCTCTCGAACGACATCCGCCGCAACCTCGAGACGCCGCTGGCCGAAATCGAAGCAACCGCCCTGGCGGCCGGCTACCCGATGCAGCCGATTCGCGCCGTGGTGCGCACGGGAGACACCCCCGCCTCCGAACGCCAGGCGATGCTCCGCCGCCCTCCCCACATCCTGGTCACCACGCCCGAGTCGCTTTTCCTGCTCGTCACCGGCGCGAAGAGTCGCGAGAAGCTCCGCAGCGTACGGACGGTGATCGTCGATGAGATCCACGCCCTGGCGCGCGACAAGCGCGGCTCGCATCTCGCGTTGACGCTCGAGCGGCTCGATACCCTGCTGCCGCGCCCCGCCACGCGCATCGGCCTCTCCGCCACGCAGCGCCCCATCGACGAGATCGCACGCTTCCTGCTCGGCACGCAGCATCTCGATGCACGGGGTGAGCCGCAGGCCGAGATTATCGACGTCGGTCACGTACGGCAGCTCGACCTCGCCGTCGAGGTACCACCGACGGAGCTTTCCGCCGTCTGCTCGAACGAGCAATGGCTCGAGATCTACGGACGCCTCATCGAGTTGATCCAATCGCATCGCAGCACGCTCGTGTTCGTCAACACGCGGCGGATGGCGGAGCGCGTCGCGCACCAACTGGCCGAATTGCTGGGCGAAGACGCGGTCGCCAGCCACCACGGAAGCCTGTCGCGCGAGATTCGCCTCTCGGCCGAAGAACGGCTCAAGTCGGGCCAACTGCGGGCCATCGTCGCCACCGCCTCGCTCGAGCTCGGCATCGACGTCGGCTATATCGATCTCGTCTGCCAGATCGGCTCGGCCCGGGCCATCGCCACCGCCTTGCAGCGGATCGGCCGCGCGGGACACTCGTTGGGCGCCGTCCCCAAGGGGCGGCTCTTCCCTCTTTCGCGCGATGACCTGATGGAGTGCCTGGCACTGATCCGCGCGATCCGCGCCCGGCGTCTCGACCGGATCGAGATCCCCGACGCCCCGCTCGACATCCTGGCGCAGCAAATCGTGGCCGCCGTCGCCTGCGAACCGTGGGACGAGGAACCGCTGTTCGAGCTCATGCGCCGCGCGTGGCCCTTCCGGAACCTCACGCGCGAGAAGTTCGACAAAGTCGTCCGCATGCTCAGCGAGGGGATCGCGCGCGGCAAGCGCAAGGGAACCTACCTGCACCGCGACGCCATCCATCGGCAGTTGCACGCGCGGCGCGGGGCACGCCTCGCCGCCCTCACCTCGGGGGGCGCCATTCCCGAAACGGCCGACTACCGCGTCGTCACCGTCGAAGAAGACACCTTCGTCGGTACGGTGAACGAAGATTTTGCCATCGAGAGCCTCGCCGGCGACGTCTTTCTCTTGGGCAACAACTCGTGGCGCATCTGCTACGTCCGCGGTGGTGAAGTGACGGTCGAAGACGCCCACGGCGCGCCGGCCACGATCCCCTTCTGGCTCGGCGAAGCCCCGGGCCGCACGATCGAACTGTCGGACGAGATCTCGCGACTCCGCGTCGACCTGGCCGAGCGCGTGCGTGGCGAGGTCGCGGCCGCCATCGAGCGCGTCGATACGGCGGTTCGCGAGGGGGACGATCTCTTCACCCCCCGGCCGACGTTGAGCTATCCCGAGGCGGTCGACTGGCTGCGGCACGAATGCGGCGCACCGGCCTGGGCCGCCGAGCAGGCCGCCCACTACGTGGCCGTGCAGCAGGCCGCGATCGGGCTGGTGCCGACGCGCGAACGAATCGTCTTCGAGCGCTTCTTCGATGAGTCGGGGGGCATGCAGATGGTGATTCACTCCCCACTCGGCGCCCGGATCAATCGCGCCTGGGGCCTGGCCATGCGGAAGCGCTTCTGCCGCAGCTTCGATTTCGAGTTGCAAGCCAGCGCCGACGACAACGGCATCGTCCTCTCGCTGGGGCCGCAGCATAGTTTTCCGCTCGAGCAAATGTTCGGCATGCTCAACACGCGGAACGGCGAACCGTTGCTCATCCAGGCCATGCTGGCCGTGCCGATGTTCCAGGTCCGCTGGCGGTGGAATGCGACGCGCGCCCTGGCGGTGCTACGCAGCCAGGGGGGCAAGAAGGTGCCGCCGCCGCTGCAACGCTTCCGCGCCGACGACCTCCTGACCGCCGTCTTCCCCGCCTCGACGCAATGCCTGGAGCACATCGTCGGCGACATCGAGCTGCCCGATCATCCGCTGGTGAATCAGACCGTCTACGACTGCCTGCACGAGGCGATGGATCTCCCCCGTTGGCTCGGCGTCCTCGGCGACATCGAAGCCGGCCGCATCGAGCTCGTGGCGCGCGATACCCGCGAGCCTTCCCCCTTCTGCTACGAAATCCTGAACGCGAATCCCTACGCCTTTCTCGACGATGCCCCACTCGAGGAACGCCGCGCCCGGGCCGTGGCCACGCGGCGTACCCTCTCGGTCGATGCCCTCTCGGATCTGGGCCGGCTCGACTGCGACGCCATCGCCCAGGTGCGGGCCGAGGCATGGCCCATCGTGCGCGATGCCGAAGAGATGCACGACGCCTTGCTCGTGGCGGTGGCGATTCCCGCCGCCGAAGGAACCGCCTGGGAGGCGCATTTTTCGGCGCTGGTCGCACGGGGCCGTGCCGCGGTCGCCACGATCGGCGACGGCCGCCCATTCTGGATCGCGGCCGAAAGCTGGCCTCAGTTCCGCGCGCTCCATCCCGACGCCACGCTCGCTCCGGCGCTCGCGCTCCCGGCGGATCTCGATCGGCAGGTCGCGCCCGAAGAAGCGACGCTGGCGCTCCTGCGGGGCCGGCTCGATGTCAGTGGACCGGCGACCGCCTCCGAAGTGGCCGAACTGTTCGCCCTGCGCGAATCGGCGGTGCTCGCCTCGCTCGAAGCGCTCGAGGCCGAGGGCTTCGTTCTGCGCGGCCACTTTACTCCTCCCGACGATGCCGGCGCGCCGTCGGATGGCGCCGCGCCCGAGATCGAATGGTGCGAACGTCGTTTGCTCGCCCGCATCCACCGGCTCACGCTCGACGGCGCGCGGCGCCAGATCCAACCGGTCGATCAGGCCACCTTCCTGCGTTTCCTCGTCGAGCATCAACACCTCGCCGCCGACACGCGGCTCGACGGCCGCGGCGGCGTCCGCGAAATCGTCTCACAGCTCGAAGGTTTCGAGTTGCCCGCCGGCGCCTGGGAGGGGGACATCCTCTCGGCTCGCGTGCGCGATTACGATACCGCCTGGCTCGACGAGCTTTCGCTGACGGGGAACGTCGTCTGGGGACGATTACAACCTCCACAAAAGGCCGACGACGCGCCCCCCTCGGGCAGTACCATCACCCGCGTCGTCCCCATCGCGCTCGTGGCGCGCGAGGATCTCGATTGGCTCTTACCTCCCGAGCGCGGCATGCCGGAGAACTTCGCTCGTGGCGGGGCGCAGGCCGTGCTCGAAGCGCTGCGGACGCATGGGGCCCTCTTCCCCCACGATCTGACGACGATCACCAGCATGTTGCCCTCGCAGGTCGAGGATGCGTTGGGAGAACTGGCGGCACTCGGCCTGGTAACGGCCGACGGCTTCGCGCCGATTCGACGTCTCGTCGAGACCTCAAACCGCCGCGAGCAATTGCGCCGCCGCCGGGCAGGTGCCGCGCTGCGCCGCCGTCGAACGGTCGCTGGCGATGGCCGTTGGTCGCGCTTCCCCGCCTACACTCGCGCGGCAAACCGGACCGACCGAGCCGAGCATTGGGCACGTCTGCTGTTGCGCCGCTGGGGCGTCGTGTTCCGCGATCTGCTGACACGCGAAAACGGCGCGCCGCCGTGGCGCGAGTTGGCGATGGTCTATCGCCGCCTCGAAGCGCGGGGCGAGATCCGCGGCGGCCGCTTCATCCGCGGCGTCGCGGGCGAGCAGTTCGCCCAGAACAACGCCGTGACGCGGCTCCGCCGCCTCCGCGACGAGGCAGGCAACGACCGCTGGATCGCCCTCTCGGCCGCCGATCCGCTGAATCTGATCGGCATCATCACCCCCGGACCACGGCTGCCGGCCACGCGCACGAATGCCTTCATCCTGCGGGGCGGTCAGGTCGTGGCCACGCTCGAAGGGGGCGCGGCAAACTTCACCGCGGAGGTTGCCCCCACCGGGCGCGAAGCGATGCACCGGGCCATGCGCCTGGCCGACCATCGACATCTGCCGGAGGAAATCGCGGAAGACGCGGCGCATAATGGTTCGTCGGTGGCTCCTGCTCCGCTGACCGCGCTTGCCACCGCCGCGCGTGCCCAGTAG
- a CDS encoding DUF2089 family protein, whose translation MSTVRISRAAGEQSKRWVDRLSDEDLMFVKRFLLCSGSLKDLAAIYDISYPTVRLRLDRLIERIKVADSAEIHSEFERTARLLFTDGKIDLETLKQLLSAHRRELEATE comes from the coding sequence GTGTCGACCGTGCGAATCAGCCGAGCAGCAGGGGAGCAGTCGAAGCGGTGGGTCGACCGTCTGTCGGACGAGGACCTGATGTTCGTGAAGCGGTTTCTCCTTTGCTCGGGCTCGCTGAAGGATCTGGCGGCCATCTATGACATTTCGTATCCGACCGTGCGGCTGCGGCTCGATCGGTTGATCGAGCGGATCAAGGTGGCGGACTCAGCCGAGATCCACAGCGAATTCGAACGGACCGCGCGGCTCCTCTTCACCGACGGCAAGATCGACCTCGAGACCCTCAAACAATTGCTCAGCGCCCATCGGCGCGAACTGGAAGCGACGGAGTGA
- a CDS encoding CPBP family intramembrane metalloprotease, translating into MPSTTSPADTPLETPRSWHYGALLFAALFPTVGAWIYFIALSGHAWMQPAYAITKGLQFGFPLLWVLAVQKARPGWPLRGSRGVGIGLAFGATIAAIMCAGYFLGLHDMPIMHTLDDGVTAKVRDAQAATPARFLALALFYSLIHSLAEEYYWRWFVYGQMRRVLSLGMANLLSSLAFTAHHILVVWSYLQHDWWAVALLSLGVAVGGAFWAWLYQRSGSLLGPWLSHLLLDAAIMTIGYGMIFGG; encoded by the coding sequence GTGCCCTCCACGACTTCGCCCGCCGATACGCCGCTCGAAACGCCCCGCTCGTGGCACTATGGGGCGCTGCTCTTCGCCGCGCTGTTTCCGACCGTGGGGGCCTGGATTTACTTCATCGCCCTGTCGGGGCATGCCTGGATGCAGCCCGCCTACGCCATCACCAAGGGCCTCCAGTTCGGCTTTCCGCTGCTGTGGGTTCTGGCCGTGCAGAAGGCGCGCCCCGGGTGGCCCCTGCGCGGCTCGCGCGGAGTCGGCATCGGCCTGGCCTTCGGCGCCACCATCGCCGCAATCATGTGTGCGGGCTACTTTCTCGGACTGCACGACATGCCGATCATGCACACCCTGGACGACGGTGTCACGGCCAAGGTCCGCGACGCGCAGGCGGCCACCCCCGCGCGATTCCTGGCGCTGGCCCTGTTCTACTCGCTCATTCACTCCCTTGCCGAGGAGTATTACTGGCGCTGGTTCGTCTACGGGCAGATGCGGCGAGTCCTCTCGCTCGGCATGGCCAACCTGTTGTCGAGCCTCGCCTTTACGGCGCACCACATCCTCGTCGTGTGGAGCTATTTGCAACACGACTGGTGGGCCGTGGCGCTGCTTTCGCTGGGGGTCGCCGTGGGGGGGGCGTTTTGGGCCTGGCTCTACCAGCGGAGCGGATCGCTGCTGGGCCCCTGGTTGAGCCACCTGCTGCTCGATGCCGCCATCATGACCATCGGCTACGGGATGATCTTCGGCGGCTGA